Below is a window of Quercus robur chromosome 6, dhQueRobu3.1, whole genome shotgun sequence DNA.
ACTCAGATGATcgacaagtgtaggatcaagatggccCATAATGAGCAATATAATGTAAGAGAGCCTCCATGAGgaggggatcggaaaaatagagaaagaatacTATAGCAATCAAAATTATACTTGTACTCAACTGTTattaatttgtatggaaaaatacCTCCTCGAATAGTGAATTCATTcagctttattttctttgttcttgtttgatcattttttaaatcCATACTAGCTGTAGTCAAATTCATTAGGGTCTAGTTTTTCAACCCACTccttacaaatttattttactgggctcattgggccaagATCTCATAtatcttgggcttgggctgcaaaCCGTGttcctacaatatatatatatatatatatatatatatatttattttttttttttcttttttgcttctttactttatttttttaatccttaatttttttttttaataattttttgacattaaaaaCACTGATAAAATAGGAAACATTTTTCTATATTATGCAATTAAGTTtgacacataaaaaaatttaaagaaaagaaaaaaaaaacctagtttATAGAAAATGGGGAGGGGATTTTTAGGCAGGGCAAGGGAGCCCTTCGACCCCTTCGCTCCACCCTTGATTTTGTATAATACCCATGTTGCTTATAGACTAGGATTGTGCGTGAGTCGAAATGGGTAGGTTGTGGAAAAAAATTGCAACCACCATTGGCAAGTTGGAAAAATTTCAAACCATCGACAAACCTTCAACCTCAAAATACGACTAGTCGTTGGAAATTTTGGGTGGTTTCCACTTAGTGAATTTGGCGGGTTAGCTTTAGTTATGTGTTGCATACTAAactttaaaagttattttagcatttacgaataatttttttaattgtattttccTCTGAATCATTTGAAGGCAATCATGCTTTCTCGCAAAGAGTTGAATATTAAAGAGAGATGAaatgatgaatatatatatatatatatatatagcatggtttctgtgaattttaaaaaaatcaacctgCCACCCAATCTGAATCACATAGGAGGGTTGTTTTGATGGATTAAGTGGTTTGATGCAATGATTCACACACCAATTATAGACCTTACAAAACTAGACCTTACAAAACTAGGCAAGATATCCTACCAATCGTCGGTGAACTACTGTTTAGTTACTGCTTGGCAATATTGCCTTTAAACTTCGGACAAAattggcaaatgccctttttgggcaaaaaaaacagcattttgccccatttctcaaattaattagggaaatgttcctcttttgaaactcgattttttcaaaatcaagttaaaaaaaaaaaaaaaaaattcctcaagtcgtatagtggcgttttaaggagtctatagtgatgttttaagaatctatagtggcgttttgaaacttgagttccatgcaagttttttttttacctataacttgagttcatggagcttgagttacaaaacgctactataagtttcttaaaatgtcactatagggctctaggatttttttttttttttttaaactcaattttgagaaaatcaagtttcaaaggaggagcatttccctaattagtttggaaaataaGGCATAATTGATGCAGATACgttaaggaagaataaaatattttaatattttatgttgttttcttttttcatagttgaattagggttttaattgtttttcttttccaagttaaattgtttttcctttttcaagtaAACGTAGGTTAATTAtgtcttttcctaaaaggagtaggagaaattctattcctataaatactctttatagaggGGTTGATTATTGTTAtgtgttgattaataaaagcttgttagagaggttttctctattattttgcctactagcctagtgttcttgtagaacttaggtTTCGTGGAAGAAttgtagtaattgtgtgttacagattctgcttctacacATCTACGCTGCATaagttggtatcagagccaggttaATGATTCAGATACgttaaggaagaataaaatattttaatattttatgttgttttcttttttcatagttgaattagggttttaattgtttttctttttcaagttaaattgtttttcctttttcaagtaGACGTAGGTTAATTATGccttttcctaaaaggagtaggagaaattctattcctataaatactctttatagagagGTTGATTATTGTTAtgtgttgattaataaaagcttGTTAGAGATgctttctctattattttgcctactagcctagtgttcttgtagaacttaggtTTCGTGGAAGAAttgtagtaattgtgtgttacagattctgcttctacacgcCTACGCTGcatcagttggtatcagagcaaggcTAGGTTCCTACCATGGCACAAAGAGGAGCATGTGGGGGAAGACTTGTTGCCATAGATGACGTGTATGAATGCGATGAGGTTGCACACAATGCGCAATTAGAGGCGTTCTTTCAACGAACAGAGGAGTGGTTTGATGCGCTTTCAAAGCAGCTCGCCGCCTTAGCCGTTGAAAACCAACCTTAAAGCTGCCATCCAAATCCATGTtatgtggaggaggaggagtatTTTGATGTTGAGGACGAGGACTACAATATCAAAAAGGAGGATGAATACATTGAAAGAGTCTATGTAATAAATTGGGATTCTCCACCAATTTATGATGACTATCCTGAAGATTTTAGTCATGAAGACAAGGCTCGGTTCCTACCATGGCACAAAGAGGAGCATGTGGGGGAAGACTTGTTGCCATAGATGACGTGTATGAATGCGATGAGGTTGCACACGATGCGCAATTAGAGGCGTTCTTTCAACGAACAGAGGAGTGGTTTGATGCGCTTTCAAAGCAGCTGGTCGCCTTAGCCGTTGAAAACCAACCTTAAAGCTGCCATCCAAATCCATGTtatgtggaggaggaggagtatTTTGATGTTGAGGACGAGGACTACAATATCAAAAAGGAGGATGAATACATTGAAAGCGTCTATGTAATAAATTGGGATTCTCCACCAATTTATGATGACTATCCTGAAGATTTTAGTCAAGAAGACAAGATTGAgcttgataaaaataaagtcatataCATACAAGGTGAGCCCATAACTCACACCATTGATGAGACTTTCGACGATCAAAGACAAAAGGTTATTGATTTTACTGATTACAATCATAGGTTGGTACAATCAGTTTGTTCAGTAGTAGACGAGTTCTCAATTGATGAATAACGTTTCAATCTATTAAAGCTTGAACTTGAACACATTAGACACTATGATTTCATTGGGGTTGATGAGCTTCTCTCAAATTTCTTTGGTAATACAGTTAACATCAATTTGGAAAGATTAATGGAAAACATTATTGATCCCTTCTGGGAGgattttattgaacaagaatTGATAGAGGTCAACAAGAGGCGTGAACAAGTGATATTAAGTAATCTTTGTGGAGTAGGCAATATGAAGTTTATGGATGTGTGCATGGATTCTTTTTTAGTACTTGCTTCATATATCCCACCATTGCAAAAGAAGTCAAGAATAAAAATCCGTACATCAAGATTTATTATGAGTGAGAAAAGATTGATAAGTAGCATACTGATTCGTCTTGTCTTGCACAGAAGAATAGGATGGAGAGGATTATTCGGGGTTCCAATTGATCGTGGAAGACTGCCACAAAACTCGAGGACGAGTTTTCCCCAACCCCGAGAGAATGATGCAGATACgttaaggaagaataaaatattttaatattttatgttgttttcttttttcatagttgaattagggttttaattgtttttcttttccaagttaaattgtttttcctttttcaagtaGACGTAGGTTAATTAtgtcttttcctaaaaggagtaggagaaattctattcctataaatactctttatagagagGTTGATTATTGTTAtgtgttgattaataaaagcttgttagagaggttttctctattatttggcctactagcctagtgttcttgtagaacttaggtTTCATGGAAGAAttgtagtaattgtgtgttacagattctgcttctacacgcCTACGCTGcatcagttggtatcagagcaaggcTAGGTTCCTACCATGGCACAAAGAGGAGCATGTGGGGGAAGACTTGTTGCCATAGATGACGTGTATGAATGCGATGAGGTTGCACACAATGCGCAATTAGAGGCGTTCTTTCAACGAACAGAGGAGTGGTTTGATGCGCTTTCAAAGCAGCTCGCCGCCTTAGCCGTTGAAAACCAACCTTAAAGCTGCCATCCAAATCCATGTtatgtggaggaggaggagtatTTTGATGTTGAGGACGAGGACTACAATATCAAAAAGGAGGATGAATACATTGAAAGAGTCTATGTAATAAATTGGGATTCTCCACCAATTTATGATGACTATCCTGAAGATTTTAGTCATGAAGACAAGGCTCGGTTCCTACCATGGCACAAAGAGGAGCATGTGGGGGAAGACTTGTTGCCATAGATGACGTGTATGAATGCGATGAGGTTGCACACGATGCGCAATTAGAGGCGTTCTTTCAACGAACAGAGGAGTGGTTTGATGCGCTTTCAAAGCAGCTGGCCGCCTTAGCCGTTGAAAACCAACCTTAAAGCTGCCATCCAAATCCATGTtatgtggaggaggaggagtatTTTGATGTTGAGGACGAGGACTACAATATCAAAAAGGAGGATGAATACATTGAAAGCGTCTATGTAATAAATTGGGATTCTCCACCAATTTATGATGACTATCCTGAAGATTTTAGTCAAGAAGACAAGATTGAgcttgataaaaataaagtcatataCATACAAGGTGAGCCCATAACTCACACCATTGATGAGACTTTCGACGATCAAAGACAAAAGGTTATTGATTTTACTGATTACAATCATAGGTTGGTACAATCAGTTTGTTCAGTAGTAGACGAGTTCTCAATTGATGAATAAAGTTTCAATCTATTAAAGCTTGAACTTGAACACATTAGACACTATGATTTCATTGGGGTTGATGAGCTTCTCTCAAATTTCTTTGGTAATACAGTTAACATCAATTTGGAAAGATTAATGGAAAACATTATTGATCCCTTCTGGGAGgattttattgaacaagaatTGATAGAGGTCAACAAGAGGCGTGAACAAGTGATATTAAGTAATCTTTGTGGAGTAGGCAATATGAAGTTTATGGATGTGTGCATGGATTCTTTTTTAGTACTTGCTTCATATATCCCACCATTGCAAAAGAAGTCAAGAATAAAAATCCGTACATCAAGATTTATTATGAGTGAGAAAAGATTGATAAGTAGCATACTGATTCGTCTTGTCTTGCACAGAAGAATAGGATGGAGAGGATTATTCGGGGTTCCAATTGATCGTGGAAGACTGCCACAAAACTCGAGGACGAGTTTTCCCCAACCCCGAGAGAATGATGCAGATACgttaaggaagaataaaatattttaatattttatgttgttttcttttttcatagttgaattagggttttaattgtttttcttttccaagttaaattgtttttcctttttcaagtaGACGTAGGTTAATTAtgtcttttcctaaaaggagtaggagaaattctattcctataaatactctttatagagagGTTGATTATTGTTAtgtgttgattaataaaagcttgttagagaggttttctctattatttggcctactagcctagtgttcttgtagaacttaggtTTCATGGAAGAAttgtagtaattgtgtgttacagattctgcttctacacgcCTACGCTGcatcagttggtatcagagcaaggcTAGGTTCCTACCATGGCACAAAGAGGAGCATGTGGGGGAAGACTTGTTGCCATAGATGACGTGTATGAATGCGATGAGGTTGCACACGATGTGCAATTAGAGGCGTTCTTTCAACGAATAGATGAGTGGTTTGATGCGCTTTCAAAGCAGCTCGCCGCCTTAGCCGTTGAAAACCAACCTCAAAACTGCCATCCAAATCCATGTtatgtggaggaggaggagtatTTTGATGTTGAGGACGAGGACTACAATATCAAAAAGGAGGATGAATACATTGAAAGCGTCTATGTAATAAATTGGGATTCTCCACCAATTTATGATGACTATCCTGAAGATTTTAGTCAAGAAGACAAGATTGAgcttgataaaaataaagtcatataCATACAAGGTGAGCCCATAACTCACATCATTGATGAGACTTTCGACGATCAAAGACAAAAGGTTATTGATTTTACTGATTACAATCATAGGTTGGTACAATCAGTTTGTTCAGTAGTAGACGAGTTCTCAATTGATGAATAAAGTTTCAATCTATTAAAGCTTGAACTTGAACACATTAGACACTATGATTTCATTGGGGTTGATGAGCTTCTCTCAAATTTCTTTGGTAATATAGTTAACATCAATTTGGAAAGATTAATGGAAAACATTATTGATCCCTTCTGGGAGgattttattgaacaagaatTGATAGAGGTCAACAAGAGGCGTGAACAAGTGATATTAAGTAATCTTTGTGAAGTAGGCAATATGAAGTTTATGGATGTGTTAATGGATTCTTTTTTAGTACTTGCTTCATATATCCCACCGTTGCAAAAGAAGTCAAGAATAAAAATCCGTACATCAAGATTTATTATGAGTGAGAAAAGATTGATAAGTAGCATACTGATTCGTCTTGTCTTGCACAGAAGAATAGGATGGAGAGGATTATTCGGGGTTTCAATTGATCGTGGAAGATTGCCACAAAACTCGAGGACGAGTTTTCCCCAACCCCGAGAGAATGATGCAGATATgttaaggaagaataaaatattttaatattttatgttgttttcttttttcatagttgaattagggttttaattgtttttcttttccaagttaaattgtttttcctttttcaagtaGACGTAGGTTAATTAtgtcttttcctaaaaggagtaggagaaattctattcctataaatactctttatagagagGTTGATTATTGTTAtgtgttgattaataaaagcttgttagagaggttttctctattatttggcctactagcctagtgttcttgtagaacttaggtTTCGTGAAAGAAttgtagtaattgtgtgttacaAATTTTACTTCAACACGCCTACGCTGCATCAATAATGTTGCTTTttttgcccgaaaagggcatttgccaatTTTGTCCTTTAAACTTCTATGCCTGCAGTACATATCGCACtggcatattttttttttttttttttgagaaaccactGGCATATAATAATGAAGCATTTCATTTTCACGAGCGAACTAAGTCTTTGCTTCCATTATCTCGTTGGAACCTATGTTTAGTTTAAGGGAGAGGCTGTTAGCAGTCATTAGGTTATAGGTCGTATGCCTTGTACATAGTCACAGGCCCTCTACTTGTATAAATTACAAAACATGTTTGTAGGTTGCGCTTTCTAATATAGTTGTACATCCAGCTAAATAATTAcagttattttaaaaatcagtatgtcacttattaaaataaatcctAAATTTCATATGGCATTGAGAAAACTGTCAAGTGCGTCAACAATTAGCGAACTTGAACAATTTGCAAGTATCTATAGCCATTAAGAGAATCTCAATCACTTTTTAAAAGcacttattaaattttatatatatatatatatatatatatcatttctaACTAAGGTTGATACTAATGTGTTCCTTTTGTTGTACATATAGACATATACAAGTAGGTAGTAGTATGTATAActaaatataatttgaaaagtAAAGTGGAGAGAATTGTAATAAAGTAAAATCTAGTATTGTTCGAATGAAGGATAGTTGAGACTAGACAAGTGTTGTTTAATTAGTTTTGAAGTACCTTTCTGTTTTGCTCAATACCAGCCAGGATTGTAGGTCAACTGATCGAGTCATTAAAGTTTGTTCAATCGAAgtgtaaataattaaatatcgATTGGTCAAGAtatgcaaaagtttttttttttttttttttcctgtagaATTTATGAGACAAattttaaagtgtttcaaacAGCTAGTGAGTTTTGTGAacgttttttttgtttataaatagtGATTCATATCTAGTTTTTAAGTGAGAGCACTTCAACATTCTATAGAAATTcacaaaaattttctcaaaaatgaTACTTGAATAATTCTTGACTTAGTTTTATCCTAAAACAAATTTGCAGTAGCCCTTTAACATCATCATTTATAGAGAAAATATTGTCAAATAACAACAAAGTTTCTTGCCTTTGAGCTAGCCTTTATTCataaattatttgtttgttctttCGGTTGATCATCAGAAATTTCCCAACATTTGAagttttgccaaaaaaaaaaaaaaaaaaaaaaagagagaaaagaaaagaaagaaagaaagaggataTCATTtagtattatgaaaattttgcttAGTCTTGAAAGCTtaatttaaataagaaaaaattattctaaaaattataaaatcattgTAAAAATATGTTGAAAAGGCACATATGATTTTCTAAAGCATAATAAAAATTTCTCTGAAGTTTATATTTGTCTTGACGATAAGTTCTAGTAAAACAATTTGAATTAGTTTCAAATCAATTGAAAATAGTTATCAAATGGGCTTCAAAGTACTTTTAAATGGCCTTGAAGTAGTTTTAAATTAAGGGAAGATTTGACATAAAATTAAGATATAGAAATGCTAtcttcacaacattttcacaataaatcttaagtggtatgTTGTTAATTGTTATTGGCTGTTATGGATGGAcgaaaaagtaatttaagttgttgattcaaattagaactaataacagcttaccacctatgatttgttatgaaagtattataaaaatattgtggatatagtgtttatctaaaattaaagtagatttgaaatctaactcGGAACACtcgacacaaaattaaaatagattaaTTCAATTCTTTGTTGAGCTTCCATGCTAGCTATATCATAAAGATCATATATCACctctaaatccaaccattgCGGCCATATTTTGCATTATATTGGGAGATTTGTCTCCTTTTCTCTTCATTTAAACGTAATTCTTAAACATGTACATGTGATTGTGAAAGAAGCATTACGTACTAATGAAACATTAGATATAGGAAATCAAAATAGGCCTATTGTTAATggaaatcaaaattttgtattttgagtGTTTAATTCTAATTATGAAAATACATAGCTTGAGCCGTGAGGTAGATATTCATGGTTTCTATGCCTTGAAAGCTATTTATGATTAATTCTTCTTAAATATTATAACATCATGAAGTGAGTGAGGTCgtaataagtgttttttttttttttttttaataaatcttgTTTCTCGCTGGATTAATTTTAGAATCTAGATTGATCCTATACTCTGTGAATTTAAGCTTTAGAATTCTGTACATTGAGTCTGATTGTACTTGACAGTTTATTATGCTCATGAATATATACATGCATAAACTGATTTTTCAAGAAGCTGGAAAGGCCATGCGGCCAtggcgcccccccccccccccccccccccccccccactcaAAGTCTTGCAaaacagtctcttattatacttGATTAAGTAGGGCCCTCAAAGTCTTGCAaaacagtctcttattatacttGATTAAGTAGCGTATAGAATTATGAGCCCAACCAATTTTCTGGAATTAAAACAAGTTAgccacaaaattttttgttctttttttaattatcaaggGAGTCTTGATCGAGTTGCAGTCGAATTTTGATCAATTGAGCCTCAACTGAAGTGCtgtcaaactctctctctcttctttcttttttttttttttttttttttttttttttttttttttttgagttcaatGCACAAATGCCGCAGGTGACAAACTTTTTATGAAACTATatatgaaaaagtgaaaaactttttgataactttttcaatttgttattaaaaaaattataaaatagataattaatatatgtcATAAAACTACCGAGAATGGTGAGAATGGTG
It encodes the following:
- the LOC126732544 gene encoding uncharacterized protein LOC126732544 isoform X2, producing MAQRGACGGRLVAIDDVYECDEVAHNAQLEAFFQRTEEWFDALSKQLAALAVENQPQNCHPNPCYVEEEEYFDVEDEDYNIKKEDEYIESVYVINWDSPPIYDDYPEDFSQEDKIELDKNKVIYIQEE
- the LOC126732544 gene encoding uncharacterized protein LOC126732544 isoform X3, with protein sequence MAQRGACGGRLVAIDDVYECDEVAHDVQLEAFFQRIDEWFDALSKQLAALAVENQPQNCHPNPCYVEEEEYFDVEDEDYNIKKEDEYIESVYVINWDSPPIYDDYPEDFSQEDKIELDKNKVIYIQEE